A genomic segment from Candidatus Poribacteria bacterium encodes:
- a CDS encoding ATP-binding protein yields MKITKIEIKNFKVFRGPDVIDLSKKGGQSLLLYGENGSGKTSLYKALELFLESSENDSLRFIDHKNFPAMDDGDDGYVRLHFTPNPNLQKTTYEWSDSEVALNDTKVQPIIDASKAKGFLDYKALLHTHYLHYEEDVVDVFDLLIKTLLKNVINDISVPARSFAEEWQDLSELLFPEQGTVQEVEIPQQQLVDFNTGIENILIRLEADANKMLRKFRYENTVIELYLKYQEPKFNSDIDKYEPPQILLRVDFCGSTRPKHHQFLNEAKLSAIALSIFFAGFQLQPPSALKVLALDDALIGLDMSNRLPLIDILDAYFSDYQIFLMTYDKAFYEIFKQRKFNDEQWKAAELYLGKVDEYEIPVYVEEEKYIDKAKEYLNANDYKACAVYVRTAFEVIMKRYCKTENIRVRYRENPKDLTSLDFWIPITRWQKNRQNVVNQTLKNKIESARKFTLNELSHASVANIYRNELEDAIDAVEELETVLA; encoded by the coding sequence GTGAAAATTACTAAAATTGAAATCAAAAATTTCAAAGTTTTCCGAGGACCAGATGTAATTGACCTTAGCAAGAAAGGAGGGCAGAGCCTTTTACTTTATGGCGAAAACGGAAGCGGGAAAACATCTCTGTATAAGGCATTAGAATTATTCCTTGAATCCAGCGAGAATGATTCTCTAAGATTCATAGACCATAAAAACTTTCCTGCTATGGATGATGGTGATGATGGTTACGTAAGACTTCACTTTACGCCCAACCCAAATTTACAAAAAACAACCTATGAATGGTCAGATTCGGAAGTTGCTCTAAACGATACGAAAGTTCAGCCCATAATTGATGCATCAAAGGCAAAGGGATTTCTGGACTATAAAGCACTTCTACATACCCACTATCTCCACTACGAAGAAGATGTTGTGGATGTGTTCGATTTGCTGATTAAGACGCTCCTGAAAAACGTTATTAACGATATTAGTGTGCCGGCACGCAGTTTTGCGGAGGAGTGGCAGGACCTGTCAGAATTGCTTTTTCCTGAGCAAGGAACAGTGCAAGAAGTTGAAATTCCACAACAACAATTGGTGGATTTCAACACAGGTATTGAAAATATATTAATCAGATTGGAAGCAGATGCAAATAAGATGCTCCGCAAGTTTAGATACGAGAACACAGTTATTGAACTTTACCTTAAATATCAGGAACCAAAATTCAACAGCGATATTGACAAGTATGAGCCTCCGCAGATTCTTTTAAGGGTTGATTTCTGTGGTAGTACTCGACCCAAGCATCACCAATTTTTGAACGAGGCAAAACTATCGGCAATTGCACTTTCAATCTTTTTTGCCGGATTTCAACTTCAACCCCCCAGTGCCTTAAAGGTTCTCGCTCTGGATGATGCCCTAATCGGTTTGGACATGTCAAATCGGCTTCCCTTAATTGATATCCTTGACGCGTACTTCTCAGATTATCAAATCTTTTTGATGACTTACGATAAGGCATTCTATGAGATTTTCAAACAGCGTAAATTCAACGATGAACAGTGGAAAGCTGCCGAACTCTATTTGGGAAAAGTTGATGAATATGAAATACCAGTTTATGTTGAGGAGGAAAAGTACATTGATAAAGCAAAGGAATATCTTAACGCAAATGACTACAAAGCTTGTGCTGTTTACGTTCGGACCGCTTTTGAAGTGATAATGAAGCGGTACTGTAAGACAGAGAACATTCGGGTCAGATATCGTGAAAATCCGAAGGATTTGACCAGTCTGGACTTTTGGATACCAATAACTCGATGGCAAAAGAATAGACAGAATGTTGTAAATCAGACACTCAAAAATAAAATTGAATCGGCTCGAAAATTTACCCTAAACGAACTCAGTCATGCGTCTGTCGCGAACATCTATAGAAACGAACTTGAGGATGCTATAGATGCAGTAGAGGAACTTGAAACTGTATTAGCATAG